The following proteins are co-located in the Microvirga ossetica genome:
- a CDS encoding DUF3320 domain-containing protein, producing MADGEVSLSIVVSNHISAAFHQNSVPTIREITVENGTDRDLVDLEIEVASEPEFAAPLKVRIDRIPPKSTQHVRSPNLPLSIAFLRKLTEAVQGELRFTLKEKGAELAADVKSIYLLPPSHWGGTGSAPELLAAFVRPNDPAVDAVLREAGLKLAAAGKPNAIDGYTSGRRDRAWELAAAIWSVLAAKRLTYVLPPKSFERQGQKVRSPSEILEKRVGTCLDITLLYAAALEQAGLNPMIVLTEGHAFVGVFLRREELPMAVVDDVQTLRKRRDADESIFIETTYLTHTPPGRFGDAVRKGAAHIEEGAEAPLEVAVDVSRARTAQIRPLDLGDGAASVPVPGADGPELDLGIEDAPTFPEDIVVREIEDQNVDRLERWKRKLLDLTLRNKMLNFKDGAKSVRIECPEPHTLEDALSSGRRFKVLPKSDVLGDGDLRDAKLHEERTNADARRQVAMDAIARNELHSTLEEKDLNARLTDLYRVTRTAFEEGGSNILFLAMGFLRWRQDEKGKGQELKAPLLLIPVSLERSSVRAGFRLTLHEDEIRFNPTLLEMLRQDFNLRMVELEGELPTDGSGVDVAKVWSIVRAHVRDVRGWEVTPEVVLSTFSFTKFLMWRDLVERMHLLKQNSVVRHLVDTPKHSYGDDRPFPSPYRLDYERHPSEVFAPLSADSSQLAAVFAAAGGKDFVLHGPPGTGKSQTITNMISQLLAMGRKVLFVSQKTAALEVVRRRLVDIELGDYCLEVHSSKAQKSAILEQLKTSWHSRSAPDAHEWKEATEELSELRGELNALVAALHTRRSNGLSAYQTFGVVVAHRGRFEDVVFDWPDAAHDEPFLVNLRKTCRDLSTALRAAGDPSEHPLRGIRALEWSPGWRTELTAALDALTRALAPLRDATHRIGDAIALPRAGSYTAMRAVALLTALLTRPEARKAARCIAADQAAVRSAIEDLQSLKTKAAEIQGALSGAYSATVFKEDLRAFLADWRTASESNFLFRGSRQNKVRQALQPFATSQVPTDLGVELVKMLDLKEVRASAERLRDTFVAVGASWEGIDTDSAEVEGWLEWAVHARKVSSLAADALGLDRSQTLEHVRGLLADHTLWEPGGAGAEAAGSFLSAWEAATSALTAIARLASLGEGPVPFAEGPDWIEETVAIAARWKANLARAQEWCFWNKSGSQATELGLGPLVVAIGRGTVGPEEVATAFEAAYARWWADRIVDGDAVLRSFVPARHEDAITRFQAADERVVELSKRIIKAHLSGDIPLPNAFGADAEWGTLAREISKRARHMPVRRLFSEIPSVLTKLTPCVMMSPLSIAQYLPPDASPFDVVIFDEASQIPVWDAIGAIARGKQVIIVGDPEQLPPTSVGERGVDEIEDGTDVEDQESILDECLAANIPQIRLDWHYRSKHESLIAFSNKHYYRGELVTFPSPLTADQAVRYVHVPGGVYERGKGRVNQEEAKAVVADVVRRLKAPSFREWKQSLGVVTFNAEQQRLVENLLDQERRAYPELEDFFDRTRWHEPVFIKNLENVQGDERDVILFTVAVAPDQAGRGVATISSLNKEGGYRRLNVAITRARQEMVVFATLRPDQIDLSRTNARAIRDFKHFLEFAERGPRAMAEAFAPTGRDTESPFEDAVKKALENRGWEVHTQIGVSRFRVDLAVVHPDAPGRYLAGIECDGATYHRSATARDRDRLREHILNKLGWRIRRVWSTEWWMDAERAFDTLHMKLVADLENDRSAPAAEEPILASQSSSEGDAAPAPDVESIDAEPAARDSGLDAAPPAADQAKPPTPDQDNEAPEEQRIYARRAAEPSGTIVIPAQQGIYIPAQVADSGQTPDAGRFYDPAYRPKLREMVQHVIRTEGPIFDDVLVQRLARAHGFQRAAGKIREIVLGVIPHDIGRTDEDGRIVFWPEEADPGRPFPLRQSDPNVRTHGDIPIHELASLAASLAANGDDEETVVRLMAEKFGLSRIKHGTRGRFEAALTLAKRQGELTATAEG from the coding sequence ATGGCTGACGGGGAAGTTTCTCTATCTATTGTGGTGTCGAACCACATCTCTGCGGCGTTCCACCAAAACTCAGTCCCCACCATCCGCGAGATTACCGTCGAGAACGGGACCGACCGCGATTTGGTCGATCTGGAGATCGAGGTCGCGTCGGAGCCCGAATTCGCGGCACCTCTAAAGGTCCGCATTGATCGCATCCCTCCGAAATCCACCCAACACGTCCGCAGCCCGAACCTTCCCCTGAGCATCGCCTTCCTGCGCAAGCTTACAGAGGCCGTTCAAGGCGAACTCCGGTTCACTCTCAAGGAAAAGGGAGCCGAGCTCGCAGCGGATGTGAAGTCCATCTACCTCCTCCCCCCGTCCCATTGGGGTGGCACAGGATCGGCTCCCGAGCTGCTGGCAGCCTTCGTCCGCCCGAACGACCCAGCCGTCGACGCGGTTCTGCGGGAGGCCGGGTTGAAGCTGGCGGCGGCGGGCAAGCCAAACGCCATCGACGGCTACACCTCCGGACGCCGTGACAGAGCCTGGGAGTTGGCGGCCGCGATCTGGTCCGTGCTGGCTGCCAAGCGGCTTACCTACGTCCTCCCTCCCAAGAGCTTCGAGAGGCAGGGACAGAAGGTTCGTTCGCCATCCGAAATCCTTGAGAAGCGGGTCGGCACTTGCCTCGACATTACCCTGCTCTACGCGGCTGCGCTCGAGCAGGCTGGCCTCAACCCGATGATCGTCCTCACCGAGGGGCACGCTTTTGTTGGAGTGTTCCTACGGCGGGAGGAGCTGCCGATGGCAGTCGTCGACGACGTTCAGACGCTTCGCAAGCGCCGGGACGCGGACGAATCCATCTTCATCGAGACAACCTACCTGACCCACACCCCTCCGGGACGCTTCGGCGACGCGGTTCGTAAGGGGGCTGCCCACATCGAGGAGGGTGCGGAGGCTCCACTCGAGGTTGCCGTCGACGTCTCCCGGGCGAGAACCGCGCAGATCCGCCCACTCGACCTCGGCGACGGCGCGGCCTCGGTCCCCGTTCCCGGGGCAGACGGCCCCGAACTCGACCTCGGCATCGAGGATGCCCCGACTTTCCCTGAGGATATCGTCGTCAGGGAGATCGAGGACCAGAACGTTGATCGGCTGGAGCGTTGGAAACGCAAGCTCCTCGACCTCACCCTTCGCAACAAGATGCTCAACTTCAAGGACGGCGCGAAGTCGGTCCGGATAGAATGCCCTGAGCCCCACACGCTGGAGGACGCCCTGTCCTCGGGCCGTCGCTTCAAGGTCCTGCCGAAATCGGACGTGCTCGGCGACGGCGATCTTCGCGATGCCAAGCTCCATGAAGAGCGGACGAACGCGGATGCCCGCCGCCAAGTGGCGATGGACGCAATCGCCCGTAATGAGCTCCATTCGACGCTTGAAGAGAAGGATCTTAACGCTCGGCTGACCGACCTCTACCGCGTGACCCGCACCGCCTTCGAGGAAGGCGGCTCGAACATCCTGTTCCTCGCGATGGGCTTCCTGCGCTGGCGGCAGGACGAGAAAGGCAAGGGGCAGGAACTCAAGGCTCCCCTCCTCCTCATACCTGTCTCCCTCGAGCGGTCGAGCGTGAGGGCCGGCTTCCGGCTCACCCTGCACGAGGATGAAATCCGCTTCAATCCGACGCTGCTGGAAATGCTCCGGCAGGACTTCAACCTGCGCATGGTTGAACTCGAGGGCGAGCTGCCGACTGACGGCTCGGGTGTCGACGTCGCCAAGGTTTGGAGCATCGTGCGCGCTCACGTCCGTGACGTGCGCGGCTGGGAGGTGACCCCTGAGGTCGTGCTGTCGACCTTCTCCTTCACCAAGTTCCTGATGTGGCGCGATCTCGTCGAGCGAATGCACCTGCTCAAGCAGAACTCCGTCGTCCGCCACCTCGTTGACACGCCGAAGCACTCGTACGGTGACGACCGCCCCTTCCCCTCCCCATATAGGCTCGACTACGAGCGTCATCCCTCGGAGGTGTTCGCGCCCCTATCGGCGGACTCGTCCCAGCTCGCGGCGGTGTTCGCAGCGGCGGGCGGCAAGGACTTTGTCCTGCACGGCCCACCGGGTACGGGTAAGAGCCAGACGATCACGAATATGATCTCCCAGTTGCTCGCGATGGGCCGAAAGGTGCTGTTCGTCTCTCAGAAGACGGCTGCGCTCGAGGTGGTCCGCCGCCGCTTGGTGGACATTGAACTGGGGGACTACTGCCTTGAGGTGCATTCCTCAAAGGCACAGAAGTCAGCAATTCTCGAGCAACTCAAGACGTCGTGGCATTCACGCTCGGCGCCGGATGCGCACGAGTGGAAGGAAGCAACCGAGGAACTGAGCGAACTGAGGGGCGAGTTGAATGCCCTCGTCGCGGCCCTTCACACGCGCCGCTCCAACGGCTTGTCCGCGTACCAGACGTTCGGGGTCGTGGTAGCTCATCGCGGCCGCTTCGAGGACGTGGTTTTCGACTGGCCGGACGCAGCGCACGACGAGCCGTTTCTCGTCAACCTTCGTAAAACATGTCGCGACCTGTCCACCGCACTCCGCGCGGCTGGCGATCCCTCTGAACATCCGCTGCGCGGAATTCGGGCACTGGAGTGGAGCCCTGGATGGCGCACCGAACTGACCGCCGCCCTCGATGCGCTTACGCGGGCTTTAGCCCCCCTCAGGGATGCGACCCATAGGATTGGTGACGCCATCGCCCTTCCCAGAGCAGGCTCCTATACGGCGATGCGGGCCGTCGCCTTGCTGACTGCCCTTCTCACCCGCCCAGAGGCGCGAAAGGCGGCCCGCTGCATTGCCGCCGACCAAGCGGCGGTTCGCTCCGCCATCGAGGATCTGCAATCCCTGAAGACGAAGGCTGCCGAGATCCAAGGCGCCCTGTCCGGCGCGTACAGCGCAACCGTGTTCAAGGAGGATCTCCGCGCGTTCCTCGCGGACTGGCGTACCGCATCGGAATCGAATTTCCTGTTTCGGGGCAGTCGTCAGAACAAGGTGCGGCAGGCCTTACAGCCCTTTGCCACCTCCCAGGTCCCGACGGACCTCGGCGTGGAGCTTGTGAAGATGCTCGACCTGAAGGAGGTGCGCGCTTCGGCGGAGCGGCTCAGGGATACCTTCGTGGCGGTTGGTGCGTCGTGGGAGGGCATCGATACCGACTCAGCCGAGGTCGAAGGCTGGCTCGAGTGGGCAGTGCATGCACGGAAGGTATCCTCGCTGGCGGCCGACGCGTTGGGCCTTGACCGCTCTCAAACGCTAGAACACGTGCGTGGGCTGCTTGCTGACCACACCCTGTGGGAACCAGGTGGCGCAGGCGCCGAGGCGGCTGGATCCTTCCTGTCTGCTTGGGAGGCGGCTACGTCCGCACTCACTGCCATTGCCCGGCTTGCGAGCCTCGGCGAAGGTCCGGTTCCCTTTGCGGAAGGGCCGGACTGGATCGAAGAGACGGTCGCCATTGCGGCGCGCTGGAAAGCGAACCTCGCCCGAGCGCAGGAATGGTGCTTTTGGAACAAGTCCGGCAGCCAGGCTACTGAGCTCGGGCTCGGTCCGTTGGTCGTCGCCATCGGCAGGGGCACCGTCGGTCCCGAGGAGGTAGCCACCGCGTTCGAGGCAGCCTATGCCCGGTGGTGGGCGGACCGCATTGTGGATGGCGACGCAGTTCTGCGCTCGTTCGTCCCTGCCAGGCACGAGGACGCGATCACGCGCTTCCAGGCGGCAGACGAACGGGTCGTCGAGCTGTCGAAGCGCATCATCAAGGCACATCTTTCCGGCGACATCCCACTCCCGAACGCCTTTGGGGCGGATGCCGAGTGGGGGACCCTGGCCCGCGAGATCTCGAAGCGCGCAAGGCACATGCCCGTGCGCCGCCTATTCTCCGAGATACCGAGCGTGCTCACGAAACTGACGCCTTGCGTGATGATGAGCCCGCTCTCCATCGCCCAATACCTGCCGCCCGACGCATCCCCCTTTGACGTGGTCATCTTCGACGAGGCATCGCAGATCCCCGTCTGGGACGCCATCGGGGCCATCGCCCGCGGCAAGCAGGTGATCATCGTAGGCGATCCCGAGCAGTTGCCGCCGACGAGCGTCGGCGAGCGCGGCGTCGATGAGATCGAGGATGGTACGGATGTCGAGGACCAAGAGAGTATCCTCGATGAGTGTCTCGCTGCGAACATCCCGCAGATCCGGCTCGACTGGCACTACCGAAGCAAGCACGAGAGCCTGATCGCGTTCTCGAACAAGCACTATTACCGCGGCGAGCTGGTGACCTTTCCGTCCCCGCTCACGGCGGACCAAGCCGTCCGTTACGTCCACGTGCCGGGGGGCGTGTACGAGCGCGGCAAGGGCCGTGTGAACCAGGAAGAGGCAAAGGCCGTTGTTGCCGATGTGGTCCGGCGACTGAAGGCACCCTCCTTCCGAGAGTGGAAGCAGTCGCTTGGCGTGGTCACCTTCAACGCCGAGCAACAGCGCCTCGTGGAAAATCTCCTCGACCAGGAGCGTCGCGCGTATCCTGAGCTGGAGGACTTTTTCGACCGGACTCGCTGGCACGAACCCGTGTTCATCAAGAACCTGGAGAACGTGCAGGGCGACGAACGTGACGTCATCCTATTCACCGTTGCGGTGGCGCCTGACCAAGCCGGTCGGGGCGTGGCCACCATCAGCTCCCTCAACAAGGAGGGCGGCTACAGGCGCCTGAACGTGGCGATCACCCGCGCCCGACAAGAGATGGTGGTCTTCGCCACGCTCAGGCCCGACCAGATCGACCTCAGCCGCACGAACGCCCGCGCCATCAGGGACTTCAAGCACTTCCTGGAATTTGCGGAGCGTGGTCCCAGAGCGATGGCCGAGGCCTTCGCCCCGACCGGACGCGACACCGAATCCCCGTTCGAGGATGCCGTGAAGAAGGCCCTTGAGAACCGGGGGTGGGAGGTTCACACACAAATCGGCGTCTCCAGGTTCCGCGTGGATCTCGCAGTCGTGCACCCGGACGCGCCGGGCCGCTATCTCGCAGGGATCGAATGCGACGGAGCGACCTACCATCGGTCAGCCACAGCCCGCGACCGGGACAGGCTGCGGGAGCACATCCTCAACAAGCTTGGATGGCGCATCCGCCGGGTCTGGAGCACGGAATGGTGGATGGATGCCGAGCGGGCCTTCGACACGCTCCACATGAAGCTCGTGGCCGATCTCGAGAATGACCGTAGCGCACCTGCGGCGGAAGAGCCGATCCTGGCCAGCCAGTCGTCATCCGAAGGCGATGCCGCGCCTGCACCTGACGTCGAGTCCATCGACGCCGAGCCAGCAGCAAGGGACTCTGGGCTCGATGCGGCTCCTCCGGCGGCCGACCAAGCGAAGCCGCCCACCCCGGATCAGGACAACGAGGCTCCAGAGGAACAGCGCATATACGCCCGCCGCGCAGCAGAGCCCAGCGGCACCATCGTCATCCCGGCCCAGCAGGGCATCTACATTCCAGCGCAGGTGGCCGACAGCGGTCAGACTCCTGACGCAGGCCGTTTCTACGATCCTGCCTACCGCCCGAAGCTCAGGGAGATGGTGCAGCACGTGATCCGCACCGAGGGGCCGATCTTCGATGACGTACTGGTCCAGCGGTTGGCCCGCGCGCACGGCTTCCAGCGCGCGGCGGGAAAGATCCGCGAAATCGTGCTAGGGGTGATTCCCCATGATATCGGCCGCACCGACGAGGACGGACGCATCGTGTTCTGGCCCGAAGAGGCCGATCCCGGGCGCCCCTTCCCCCTTCGACAGTCGGATCCGAATGTTCGGACGCATGGCGACATCCCCATTCATGAGTTGGCCAGCCTCGCTGCGAGCCTCGCGGCCAATGGGGATGATGAAGAAACCGTCGTTCGCCTCATGGCGGAGAAGTTCGGGCTGTCACGGATCAAGCACGGAACGCGCGGTCGGTTCGAGGCAGCTCTGACGCTTGCGAAGAGGCAAGGTGAACTCACTGCCACCGCTGAAGGGTGA
- a CDS encoding DUF6665 family protein yields the protein MAVRIPQSLSTGLSRETGWDVLDYELREQKAQTLGNLGGQVERALAALRAFDAAHETDGKDRRRAMLDEAADRVWAFMIQRELCGFRNWEAVVKDYGIPRDVLNRVGQVRRKADRVSPTLVSATRRDQITLD from the coding sequence ATGGCAGTTCGCATCCCCCAGAGCCTATCGACGGGCCTCAGCCGGGAAACCGGATGGGACGTGCTCGACTACGAGTTGCGCGAGCAGAAGGCGCAAACGCTTGGGAACCTGGGTGGCCAGGTCGAACGGGCCCTTGCGGCGTTGCGTGCCTTCGACGCGGCGCATGAAACGGATGGGAAGGACCGGCGTCGTGCAATGCTGGATGAGGCCGCCGACCGGGTCTGGGCGTTCATGATCCAACGGGAGCTGTGCGGGTTCCGGAACTGGGAAGCCGTGGTGAAGGATTACGGAATCCCGCGCGATGTGTTGAATCGGGTCGGGCAAGTCAGGCGCAAGGCGGACCGGGTGTCCCCGACGTTGGTCTCGGCGACGAGACGCGACCAAATTACCCTAGACTGA
- a CDS encoding PhnD/SsuA/transferrin family substrate-binding protein, whose translation MERPGPSRREVVSGVLALCTVAGVPPAVAAGDELRFGLTPVFLTSDLELLDRLRSYLEHATGFPVRLVTRRTYQEITSLLLSGQLDAAWICGFPFVANRSRLALVAVPVWQGKPLYRSYLITGRDREAASLDDLRGDVHAFSDPDSNSGWLVTATALAGKGQSPERFFGRTIFTYGHRNVVRAVASGLAMSGSVDGYVYEVLRETEPDLVAPTKVIHRSELLGFPPVASAVGAAEDRRIRNLQAALVAMADHPDGRAVLGLLRLDGFRVEEPSLYDTIAAEVAVVRGGAG comes from the coding sequence ATGGAGCGCCCCGGGCCGTCACGCCGGGAGGTGGTTTCAGGCGTCCTGGCACTCTGCACGGTTGCCGGCGTCCCCCCGGCCGTTGCCGCAGGCGACGAATTGCGGTTCGGGCTGACACCCGTCTTCCTCACCTCCGACCTCGAGCTTCTCGACCGCCTGCGCTCCTACCTGGAGCATGCGACGGGCTTCCCGGTCCGGCTGGTCACGCGACGCACCTACCAGGAGATCACCTCGCTTCTTCTCTCCGGGCAGCTCGATGCCGCCTGGATCTGTGGCTTCCCCTTCGTGGCGAACCGGTCGCGGCTGGCGCTCGTCGCGGTTCCGGTCTGGCAGGGCAAGCCCCTCTACCGGTCCTATCTCATCACCGGACGGGATCGGGAAGCGGCCTCCCTCGACGACCTACGGGGCGACGTCCACGCCTTCTCGGATCCGGACAGCAACTCCGGCTGGCTCGTCACCGCGACAGCCCTCGCCGGGAAGGGGCAGTCCCCGGAACGGTTCTTCGGACGCACGATCTTCACCTACGGGCACCGCAACGTCGTCAGGGCCGTGGCCTCCGGGCTCGCGATGAGCGGCAGCGTCGACGGGTACGTCTACGAGGTCCTGCGCGAGACCGAGCCCGATCTCGTCGCCCCGACCAAGGTCATCCATCGATCGGAACTCCTCGGCTTCCCTCCGGTCGCCAGCGCGGTCGGCGCGGCTGAAGACCGGAGGATCAGGAACCTGCAAGCGGCGCTCGTCGCCATGGCGGACCACCCCGACGGCCGGGCCGTACTCGGCCTGCTGCGGCTGGACGGGTTCCGGGTCGAGGAACCCAGCCTGTACGACACGATCGCCGCCGAGGTGGCGGTCGTGCGGGGAGGGGCCGGATGA
- a CDS encoding sensor histidine kinase translates to MIPLRLPMAVKIPLVVTVFMAAVAVFVSERVLTRFQEAQTKHLGDLAAIYLDGLASSLVDPVVREDVWEAFDIVDRARQTHAGLKLTETVVALADGRVLASSDPRVHPSLSPLPPSFLTQRAMAPTIVVRDDDARAVARRDLSSGGTVVGSVHASFDIAPLMAERRTVLLSLIVTNAALTFVLALAAWLVVRRMMRPTQVLASHLETSMQGQVEPIPDAFLAKAPVEFRRLFEAFNRMAEAAREREALSRQLVEEERLASLGRLASGMAHEINNPLGGLFNAIDTLKAHGERGDVRRRTIDLIERGLKGIRDVVRTTLVTYRADRDVHSLKRADIDDLRLLVEPEARRKRLTLRWVNEGYDELAMPPSVVRQVLLNLLLNACRASPEGSQVAFKAHVEGQCFVATIEDMGPGLPSAARNALTDPGNRPLPGSGGGLGLWMVHRLIKEVGGTVAALPRIPAGTIVRVTIPLKDEEGTANVA, encoded by the coding sequence ATGATCCCGCTGCGCCTCCCCATGGCCGTCAAGATCCCGCTGGTGGTGACGGTGTTCATGGCGGCGGTCGCGGTATTCGTGTCCGAGCGGGTGCTCACCCGGTTCCAGGAGGCCCAAACCAAGCATCTCGGCGACCTGGCCGCGATCTACCTCGACGGCCTCGCCTCGTCGCTCGTCGATCCGGTGGTCCGCGAGGACGTCTGGGAGGCGTTCGACATCGTCGACCGGGCCCGCCAGACCCATGCCGGGCTCAAGCTGACCGAGACGGTCGTCGCGCTCGCAGACGGGCGCGTGCTCGCGTCGTCCGACCCGCGGGTCCATCCGTCCCTGTCGCCCCTGCCGCCATCGTTCCTGACCCAGCGGGCCATGGCGCCGACGATCGTCGTGCGCGACGACGATGCCCGTGCCGTCGCACGTCGGGACCTGTCCTCCGGCGGCACCGTCGTCGGCTCGGTGCATGCCTCCTTCGACATCGCCCCGCTCATGGCGGAGCGCCGCACCGTCCTGCTGTCCCTCATCGTCACCAACGCGGCGCTGACGTTCGTCCTCGCGCTGGCGGCCTGGCTGGTCGTCCGGCGCATGATGCGACCGACCCAGGTTCTGGCGTCCCACCTCGAGACAAGCATGCAGGGGCAGGTCGAACCCATTCCGGATGCCTTCCTCGCCAAGGCCCCGGTCGAGTTCCGCCGCCTGTTCGAGGCGTTCAACCGCATGGCCGAGGCCGCGAGGGAGCGGGAGGCGCTCTCGCGCCAGCTCGTCGAGGAGGAGCGCCTGGCCAGCCTGGGCCGCCTGGCCTCGGGCATGGCGCACGAGATCAACAACCCGCTCGGCGGCCTCTTCAACGCCATCGACACCCTGAAGGCGCATGGGGAACGCGGCGATGTCCGCCGCCGCACGATCGACCTGATCGAGCGCGGGCTGAAGGGCATCCGGGACGTGGTCCGCACCACGCTCGTGACCTATCGGGCCGATCGCGACGTCCATTCGCTCAAGCGGGCCGACATCGACGACCTCAGGCTGCTGGTCGAGCCGGAGGCCCGACGCAAGCGGCTGACGCTGCGATGGGTCAACGAGGGTTACGACGAGCTCGCCATGCCGCCCTCGGTCGTCCGGCAGGTGCTGCTCAATCTCCTTCTCAACGCCTGCCGGGCGTCGCCGGAGGGAAGCCAGGTAGCGTTCAAGGCCCATGTCGAAGGCCAGTGCTTCGTCGCCACCATCGAGGACATGGGGCCTGGCCTCCCCAGCGCCGCACGGAACGCACTGACGGATCCGGGGAACAGACCTCTCCCGGGCTCCGGCGGCGGGCTTGGCCTGTGGATGGTGCATCGCCTGATCAAGGAGGTCGGCGGGACGGTCGCGGCGCTGCCGCGAATCCCGGCCGGAACCATCGTCCGAGTCACGATCCCGCTCAAGGATGAGGAGGGAACCGCCAATGTCGCTTGA
- a CDS encoding sigma-54-dependent transcriptional regulator: MSLEGRTIALVEDDPIMGESLADRLSLEGANVIWWQDCRAAVDNLGTSSPDLVVCDIRLPDGTGEDVFRIASAMPEGPPFLFVTGHADIDQAVRLMRNGAGDYLTKPFEMSAFLSRLGQLLRPTVQSGAAVLGVSRPMLDTQRLLQRIGHLSAPVLLTGETGVGKEVCARYLHGQRAPVPGPFVAVNCAAIPKDLMESELFGHEKGAFTGASSRHLGYAERARDGILFLDEIGELDLKLQTKLLRLLEDRTFHRLGGESEVPFKARLVCATNADLAARIRAGGFREDLYYRINVLTVPVPPLRDRPDDVEWLAVRFADAFSADAGTELAGFSGLALEELKSHAWPGNVRELRNRIERAVALSPGPWIMPGDLFPERGRQDAQGKAEGLEAARHEAERCAIVRALRRSGGVINEAAAALGISRSTMWEKMRRHGIEASPN, translated from the coding sequence ATGTCGCTTGAGGGTCGGACCATAGCGCTGGTCGAGGACGATCCGATCATGGGCGAGTCGCTGGCCGACCGCCTCTCCCTGGAGGGGGCCAACGTCATCTGGTGGCAGGACTGCCGGGCCGCCGTCGACAACCTCGGGACCTCATCGCCTGACCTTGTCGTCTGTGACATCCGCCTGCCGGACGGCACCGGCGAGGACGTATTCCGCATCGCCTCCGCGATGCCGGAGGGACCGCCGTTCCTGTTCGTCACGGGACACGCGGACATCGACCAGGCCGTCAGGCTCATGCGCAACGGGGCCGGCGACTACCTCACGAAACCGTTCGAGATGAGCGCGTTCCTGAGCCGGCTCGGGCAATTGCTTCGTCCGACCGTACAATCCGGCGCCGCCGTCCTCGGGGTCAGCCGGCCCATGCTCGACACCCAGCGGCTGCTCCAGCGCATCGGGCATCTGTCCGCGCCCGTCCTGCTGACCGGGGAGACGGGCGTCGGCAAGGAGGTGTGCGCCCGCTACCTCCATGGCCAGCGCGCTCCCGTACCCGGTCCCTTCGTGGCGGTGAACTGCGCGGCGATCCCGAAGGACCTGATGGAGAGCGAGCTGTTCGGCCATGAGAAGGGAGCCTTCACGGGAGCGTCGTCCCGCCATCTCGGGTACGCCGAACGCGCCCGCGACGGCATCCTGTTCCTGGACGAGATCGGCGAGCTGGACCTGAAGTTGCAGACCAAGCTCCTCCGGCTGCTGGAGGACCGCACCTTCCATCGGCTCGGGGGCGAGAGCGAGGTCCCGTTCAAGGCCCGGCTCGTCTGCGCCACCAATGCCGACCTGGCAGCCCGGATCAGGGCGGGCGGGTTCCGTGAGGACCTGTACTACCGGATCAACGTCCTGACCGTCCCGGTCCCACCGCTGCGGGACCGTCCGGACGATGTCGAGTGGCTGGCGGTTCGCTTCGCGGACGCTTTCTCGGCCGATGCCGGCACCGAGCTTGCGGGCTTCAGCGGCCTCGCCCTGGAGGAACTCAAGTCGCATGCCTGGCCTGGTAACGTGCGTGAGCTGCGCAACCGGATCGAACGGGCCGTCGCACTGTCGCCTGGGCCTTGGATCATGCCGGGTGATCTCTTTCCGGAACGGGGCAGGCAGGACGCTCAGGGAAAGGCGGAGGGGTTGGAGGCTGCCCGGCACGAGGCTGAGAGGTGCGCGATCGTCCGGGCGCTCCGCCGCAGCGGCGGTGTCATCAACGAGGCGGCCGCAGCACTAGGAATCTCCCGGAGCACGATGTGGGAGAAGATGCGCCGCCATGGCATCGAAGCGTCGCCGAACTAG
- a CDS encoding VOC family protein, whose product MPETRKARAVGLNHLALEVADLDEALAFYGRLFDFELRGRTDTAAFIDLGDQFLALQKGRRQPADDGRHFGLVVDDRDAVRDALVAAGIELLPGPFLDFLDPWGNRIEIVAYEGIQFTKAPYVLRGMGLAHLAKNGKAVQELTDKGMAPG is encoded by the coding sequence ATGCCCGAAACCAGGAAGGCACGTGCCGTCGGCTTGAACCACCTCGCGCTCGAGGTCGCCGATCTCGACGAGGCCTTGGCCTTCTATGGTCGGCTGTTCGACTTCGAACTCCGCGGCAGGACGGACACCGCGGCCTTCATCGATCTGGGCGATCAGTTCCTGGCACTCCAGAAGGGTCGAAGGCAGCCCGCCGACGACGGCCGCCATTTCGGTCTGGTCGTCGATGACAGGGATGCCGTCCGTGACGCCCTGGTCGCGGCAGGCATCGAACTGCTGCCCGGCCCGTTCCTCGATTTCCTCGACCCGTGGGGCAATCGCATCGAGATCGTCGCATACGAGGGCATCCAGTTCACGAAGGCGCCCTACGTGCTGCGGGGGATGGGGCTGGCCCATCTGGCGAAGAACGGGAAGGCGGTCCAGGAACTGACGGACAAGGGCATGGCGCCGGGTTGA